One window of Phycisphaeraceae bacterium genomic DNA carries:
- a CDS encoding SEL1-like repeat protein has product MLAKSIHHTLCVVVSLIISIAATAQPARELAESLQSATQQLNAIAAITDIEDQQKQAADVLLSLRPHINDLALPDEQAKDLWLVAARATVLADDIVNAPLVAAMVHHVHPDFAAEHPELASSIDELAFDFDYKWMLDQRKKARELSLRAETDPEAMTELAEVLAFHTEMMKDIHGSMNVLRRAAEMKYPRAAGKLGAIYIAGLSGTTVVRPDPALGIKLLQQAVDGGDPEALCNLGVAYLQGLGVEQDVTKAVELFSKAVELESTLGMVFLGNLYREGLGVEQDATKALELWRQAASLNNPQAILKVGLAYSDGFGVEQDAALAASWYMSAADMGNPDAMFNLARAYRTGEGVIQDAYLELKWFTRSAQHGNAEAMAQLSAMYISGWSVDRDVARGMMWLRRAAEAGQPFAMYMLGRAYASGTNVKQDNKISLYWYEKAAGAGNTDAMVVLANLYREGRGVEQSYDKALSLYNQAIEQGNGIAMVNIAWMYEKGIGVAEDKHAAGVMYERAAKNGRTDVMYRVAWMYLYGIGFERDEQKGREWLHRAVEAGDEHAIEYLKQHPEKEQTFEEFRYKFDYRPKP; this is encoded by the coding sequence ATGCTTGCAAAGTCGATACACCATACGTTGTGCGTCGTGGTCTCGCTGATTATCTCGATTGCCGCGACCGCCCAGCCCGCACGCGAACTTGCTGAGTCATTGCAGTCAGCAACGCAGCAGCTTAATGCGATTGCAGCTATCACCGACATCGAGGATCAGCAGAAGCAGGCAGCGGATGTGCTGCTCTCACTCCGCCCGCACATCAATGATCTTGCGCTCCCCGACGAGCAAGCGAAAGACCTCTGGCTGGTTGCAGCAAGAGCAACTGTTCTTGCAGACGACATTGTTAACGCACCGCTCGTCGCTGCGATGGTACATCATGTGCATCCGGACTTTGCTGCTGAACATCCGGAACTCGCTTCAAGTATCGATGAACTCGCATTCGACTTTGATTACAAATGGATGCTCGACCAGCGCAAGAAAGCAAGGGAGCTTTCACTTCGCGCAGAGACGGATCCGGAGGCAATGACGGAACTTGCAGAAGTACTCGCATTTCATACGGAAATGATGAAGGACATTCACGGTTCAATGAACGTGCTGAGGCGTGCTGCAGAGATGAAGTATCCCCGTGCAGCAGGAAAACTTGGAGCAATATATATTGCTGGTCTTTCGGGCACCACAGTTGTAAGGCCCGATCCGGCGTTGGGGATCAAGTTATTGCAACAAGCTGTAGATGGAGGAGATCCGGAGGCTCTCTGCAACCTTGGGGTTGCTTACTTGCAAGGGCTTGGTGTTGAACAGGATGTTACAAAGGCGGTCGAGCTATTCTCCAAAGCAGTTGAACTTGAAAGCACACTTGGGATGGTGTTTCTCGGGAACTTGTATAGAGAGGGTTTGGGTGTTGAGCAGGACGCCACGAAAGCTCTGGAACTGTGGCGTCAAGCTGCAAGTCTGAATAATCCACAGGCAATATTGAAGGTGGGATTAGCATACTCAGACGGATTCGGTGTTGAGCAGGATGCAGCTTTGGCAGCATCGTGGTATATGTCGGCAGCAGATATGGGTAACCCCGACGCGATGTTCAATCTTGCCCGCGCATACAGGACTGGCGAGGGGGTCATACAGGATGCATATCTGGAACTGAAGTGGTTTACAAGATCAGCCCAACACGGCAATGCAGAGGCGATGGCTCAACTCTCTGCAATGTACATAAGCGGATGGAGTGTTGATCGGGATGTGGCAAGAGGCATGATGTGGTTGAGGCGTGCAGCAGAAGCTGGGCAGCCCTTTGCCATGTACATGCTGGGTAGAGCTTACGCCAGCGGTACCAATGTGAAACAGGATAACAAGATATCGCTCTATTGGTACGAGAAAGCTGCCGGAGCCGGAAACACAGACGCGATGGTTGTGCTTGCAAATTTGTATCGGGAAGGCCGTGGTGTTGAGCAAAGCTACGATAAGGCCTTGAGCCTATACAACCAAGCGATAGAGCAGGGCAATGGGATAGCAATGGTGAATATTGCTTGGATGTACGAGAAGGGCATTGGGGTTGCTGAAGACAAGCATGCTGCCGGTGTGATGTACGAGCGGGCGGCAAAGAATGGGCGAACAGACGTGATGTACCGCGTTGCGTGGATGTACCTTTATGGTATCGGCTTTGAGCGGGATGAGCAAAAGGGACGCGAGTGGCTCCATCGTGCCGTGGAAGCAGGTGATGAGCATGCGATTGAATATCTCAAACAGCATCCGGAGAAAGAGCAGACATTCGAGGAGTTCAGGTACAAGTTTGACTATCGACCAAAGCCGTAG
- a CDS encoding sel1 repeat family protein, producing the protein MTVHFDIAAYTRAAEQGDSDAMYTIGWRYADGDGVEQSYEKAAYWYQQAVEAGHLEAMLFLGLLYAQGRHVLQDHKQAVALYARAAEEGHVASMTALGIAYEWGEGVEVDPEEAFRLYSIAASQDYTPAMNFLASMYFNGWGVEKCLESSFKWYQKSALLGDPGGMYDLAWCFAKEYGHPVDREMAEHWLIRAHEAGHDKAKDAMKQLDLGLDPE; encoded by the coding sequence ATGACAGTTCACTTCGACATCGCTGCATACACACGTGCTGCTGAGCAGGGTGACAGCGATGCCATGTACACCATTGGTTGGCGCTATGCAGATGGTGATGGTGTCGAGCAGTCCTATGAAAAAGCGGCGTACTGGTATCAGCAGGCGGTTGAAGCCGGGCATCTTGAAGCCATGCTCTTCCTCGGGTTGTTGTATGCGCAAGGTAGGCATGTGCTGCAGGACCATAAGCAGGCAGTGGCCCTGTATGCGAGGGCTGCGGAGGAAGGGCATGTTGCGAGCATGACAGCGCTCGGTATTGCATACGAGTGGGGAGAGGGGGTTGAGGTCGATCCGGAGGAGGCGTTTCGTCTCTACAGCATTGCAGCCTCACAAGACTACACACCAGCAATGAACTTTCTTGCAAGCATGTACTTCAATGGATGGGGTGTTGAGAAGTGCCTGGAATCATCGTTCAAGTGGTATCAAAAATCTGCTCTGCTCGGTGATCCGGGTGGGATGTACGATCTTGCGTGGTGCTTTGCAAAGGAGTACGGGCATCCAGTTGATCGTGAGATGGCAGAGCACTGGCTCATTCGTGCGCACGAGGCTGGGCATGACAAGGCGAAAGACGCAATGAAACAACTCGATCTTGGACTGGATCCTGAATGA
- a CDS encoding N-acetyltransferase, giving the protein MHTRLATEHDVPAITAITNQSIATSFAHFATCPIAVEDDLADFRQNHAMLPWVVAVEEDENGKAQCIGYARSSKWKSRCAYDWAVELGVYVHPDHHRKGIAKALYTQTLTILKAQNYRTAIGGIALPNEPSVRLHESMGFKKAGVFEHVGYKMNAWRSVGYWQLHLVDDLDPPKQVLSVADACAQLDMRSV; this is encoded by the coding sequence ATGCATACCCGTCTGGCAACCGAGCATGATGTTCCCGCTATTACGGCGATAACCAATCAGTCTATTGCCACATCGTTCGCGCACTTTGCCACATGTCCAATTGCAGTCGAAGACGATCTTGCAGATTTCCGTCAGAACCACGCGATGCTCCCGTGGGTGGTTGCTGTTGAAGAAGATGAGAATGGGAAAGCACAGTGCATCGGGTACGCGCGATCGAGCAAGTGGAAATCGCGATGCGCGTACGACTGGGCTGTTGAGCTTGGCGTGTATGTGCACCCCGACCATCACCGCAAGGGGATCGCCAAGGCTCTGTACACACAAACTCTTACGATTTTGAAGGCGCAGAACTACCGAACAGCCATTGGTGGGATTGCGCTGCCGAACGAGCCGAGCGTGCGTCTGCACGAATCGATGGGATTCAAAAAAGCGGGTGTGTTCGAGCACGTCGGATACAAGATGAATGCGTGGCGCAGTGTCGGGTACTGGCAGTTGCATCTGGTGGATGATCTTGATCCACCAAAGCAGGTGCTCAGTGTTGCAGATGCGTGCGCACAGCTCGATATGCGATCAGTTTGA